DNA from Rhodoligotrophos defluvii:
TGGGCCGACCTTCTCGGGCGGAGCCTCCATGCTTGCATCAATTCTTCTGCGCCTTTGTGCGCTCGCGATCTTTGCGGGTTGCGTCGGGGCCTCTCTGCAAGTCCAAGCCGATGGCATCGACCCGGCTTATGACAGCTTCCTCGCCCGCAAGGCCTATGATGTGCCCACGAAACCCGGGCTCGGCCCAGCCGGCTATAATCTCGGCAATTTCCACGCCGGAAATCACCAGCCCGGCGCGGTGCTGCTGGGTTCGGTCGGCGCCAAGCCACCCCCGCCGGATCAGGCTGATCCGCGCTACAACTTCATCCCCTCCAAGGACTACGGTCAAGGCGCCGGCATCAACATCAGGGTCAGCTTCTGAGGTTGTGGGCAGGTCACCTGCCGGCTTCAATCGGTCCGGCTTCTCGTCAAATTGGCCGCTTAGAGTTCTACTCATTTGAGTGGGAGCATAATTCATGTTCGACAGCCTGAAATTCGTTTTAACCCAAAAGCTTGGATGGATTTTCAAAGGTGGCGATGCAAGCGCGCCAGATCTTGGGGCCTGCAGCGGTGACGTTGTCCATGACGTGGCCGGTTCCGATCCCAAGCCTTGCAGCGACAGCGCCGACCGCGTCTTTTACGTGCCGCTGCCCGATCTGCAGACCATGGCCTGAAGAGACATAGGTTGAACCATGCTCGACAACATAAGGCTATTTTTAATCCGGAACCTTGGCTGGATCTTCGGGGTTAGATCTGATCCGGAGATGAGCTGTGGCTACGATCACGGCGATTTTTTCTATGCGATGGACGGGGCCGACCCGCACGAATGCAGACGAGCTCTCGACCTGATGTATCCTGACCTGAAGAACACCGTCGCGGATTGGTAAAGCAACGAGAGGGAAACACTATCCCTCTCCAACCCGCCTGAACCACTCGTCTTCGTCGATCACCTCGATGCCGAGTTCGGCCGCTTTCTTGAGCTTCGAGCCCGCGCCGGGGCCGGCGACCACCAGATCCGTCTTGGCCGATACCGAGCCGGCGGCCTTGGCCCCGAGCCGCTCCGCCATGGCCTTGGCTTCGTCCCGCGAGAGGCGGGTGAGGCTACCGGTGAACACGATCGTCTTGCCCGCGACCGGCGATGTGGTCACCACCCGTTCCACCGGCTGCACCTCGATCTCCTCGAGCAGGGCCTCGATCACCTCCCAATTGTGATCTTCAGCGAAGAAATCGGCGATGGCGCGGGCAACCGTCGTGCCAATGCCCTCGATGTCGTCCAGCTCCTGAAATTGCCGGCCTTCCGGATCGCTGCCGATCGCCCGCATCGCACCAAGAAAACTGTCGATGTCGCCATAGCTCCGGGCGAGCAGGCGCGCCGTGGTCTCACCCACATGGCGGATGCCGAGCGCATAGATGAAGCGGTCGAGCGATATGCGGCGGCGCGCATTGATCGCATCGAACAGTTTGGCGACCGAGGTCGGCCCCCAGCCTTCGCGGTTCTTGAGCTTGGTGAGCGCGCTGTCCTCATCCCGCCGCTGCAGAGTGAAGATGTCGGGCGCCCGGCGGACGAGGCCATCATTGAAGAAGGACGTGATCTGCTTCTCGCCCAGCCCCTCGATGTCGAAAGCATTGCGCGAAACGAAATGTTTCAGCCGCTCGATCGCCTGCGCCGGGCAGATCAGGCCGCCGGTGCAGCGTCGCACTGCATCGACCTTGCCGGTCTTGGAATTGACCTCGCGCACCGCGTGGCTTCCGCAGGCTGGGCAGGTCTCGGGGAACACGTAAGGCGCTGCATCCGGCAGCCGCTTCTCCTTCACCACGGTAACGATCTGCGGAATGACGTCGCCGGCCCGCTGCACCACCACCGTATCGCCGATGCGAATATCCTTCCGCGCGATCTCGTCCTCATTGTGCAAGGTCGCGTTGGTGACCACCACCCCGCCCACCGTGATCGGCTCGAGCCGCGCAACCGGGGTAAGCGCGCCCGTTCGCCCCACCTGGATCTCGATGTCGCGCAACACCGTCGTGGCCTGCTGCGCCGGGAATTTGTGCGCAACCGCCCAGCGCGGCGCCCGCGAGACGAAGCCGAGACGCTCCTGCAGCGCGAGGTCGTTGACCTTGTAGACGACACCGTCGATGTCGTAGGTGAGCCCTGCCCGCCCCTCGCCGATCTCATGATAGAAGGCGAGCATCTCCTCGACCGAGTTGCACAGCCGCATGAGCGGATTGGTCGGCAGGCCCCAGCGCTTGAACGCCTCGTAGACGTCCCATTGCGTTTTCCCGGGCAGGCCGCCATTGCTGACCTCGCCCCAGGCATAGCAGAAGAATCTCAGCGGCCGCGATGCCGTGATGGTGGCATCCAGCTGGCGCAGTGAGCCCGCCGCCGCATTGCGCGGATTGGCGAAGACCTTTCCGCCGCTCTCCGCCTGCTGCGCATTGAGCGCCGCGAAATCCTGATGCCGCATGTAGATTTCGCCGCGCGCCTCGAACACCGCGGGCACATCGCTGCCGCGCAAGACCTCCGGAACATCCTTGATGGTGCGGACATTCACCGTGACGTTCTCGCCCTCATAGCCGTCGCCACGGGTTGCCGCCTGTACCAGCTTCCCGCGCTCATAGCGCAGCGAAATGGACAGGCCGTCGATCTTGGGTTCGCCCGTGAAAGCCAGCGGCGCATCATCCGCCAGCCTCAGAAACCGCCTGATGCGGCCGACGAAATCATGCACGTCCTCGTCATCGAAGGCATTGGACAGCGATAGCATCGGCACCGCATGGCGCACCGTGCCGAACGGACCGGAGGGCTTGACCCCGACCCGGCGGCTCGGACTGTCCTCCCGCGCCAGATGGGGGAATTGCGCCTCGATGGCAGCATTGCGCATGCGCAACGCGTCATAGTCCGCATCCGAGATGACGGGCGCATCGTCCCGGTAATAGAGCTCGTCGTGATGGGCGATTTCGGCGGCGAGCTG
Protein-coding regions in this window:
- the ligA gene encoding NAD-dependent DNA ligase LigA → MTTLTSTKPVDQLSEDEAREELAQLAAEIAHHDELYYRDDAPVISDADYDALRMRNAAIEAQFPHLAREDSPSRRVGVKPSGPFGTVRHAVPMLSLSNAFDDEDVHDFVGRIRRFLRLADDAPLAFTGEPKIDGLSISLRYERGKLVQAATRGDGYEGENVTVNVRTIKDVPEVLRGSDVPAVFEARGEIYMRHQDFAALNAQQAESGGKVFANPRNAAAGSLRQLDATITASRPLRFFCYAWGEVSNGGLPGKTQWDVYEAFKRWGLPTNPLMRLCNSVEEMLAFYHEIGEGRAGLTYDIDGVVYKVNDLALQERLGFVSRAPRWAVAHKFPAQQATTVLRDIEIQVGRTGALTPVARLEPITVGGVVVTNATLHNEDEIARKDIRIGDTVVVQRAGDVIPQIVTVVKEKRLPDAAPYVFPETCPACGSHAVREVNSKTGKVDAVRRCTGGLICPAQAIERLKHFVSRNAFDIEGLGEKQITSFFNDGLVRRAPDIFTLQRRDEDSALTKLKNREGWGPTSVAKLFDAINARRRISLDRFIYALGIRHVGETTARLLARSYGDIDSFLGAMRAIGSDPEGRQFQELDDIEGIGTTVARAIADFFAEDHNWEVIEALLEEIEVQPVERVVTTSPVAGKTIVFTGSLTRLSRDEAKAMAERLGAKAAGSVSAKTDLVVAGPGAGSKLKKAAELGIEVIDEDEWFRRVGEG